A window from Triticum aestivum cultivar Chinese Spring chromosome 6D, IWGSC CS RefSeq v2.1, whole genome shotgun sequence encodes these proteins:
- the LOC123143128 gene encoding ATP-dependent helicase BRM isoform X2 — protein MQPGGAPSGSSPASSPRPEQPPAPSQQQAQHLGFARNQAMMQQQQHQQQSYQPGMPHGMMGGGGGFPQSSGPMGPFQGQRGLPQPGGPQGLVAGQQYNQSTMQQQQAYMQFLMQQQKSHGMQLQQQQQQQAKMNMAGPSTRDQDAAANPAKMQELMSLQAQAQAQAQAQAQAQMLKRQSEHLQQAEKQPEQGQRAGSSEQRSADMRPPMPPQGIPGQQMSSAGGMVRPMQPMQGQVGMASMGGIPLQAIHAWAKEQKIDLSDPANASLISQIIPIWQSRMAAMQKQNTTNMAAQQQQQQQQQQQQQQQQQQQQQQQQQQQQQNQQMLPRQANSDAPINGNNPGQAPLKPRQPPPPSSSVSAGAETKMANPSNLQMQQQFSAQSSNERAVRPPMTMGNAGQMMHMTQSSGHGNKISEQPNPKNTLASSEAMQLQYARQLQQANRATGLTATPGETGGSQAPTQGGRPNSNFTKHQLHVLKAQILAFRRLKRGDRTLPPEVLELIMSPPPLPDPQTQLVSGPPVIPNRERAASVNADEQGRPMESGDKAPEKPLLLKGPSLSKAEVSASEEKTGSASGPMQVTEVLPKEPLRILPVSAPEQSNTAPIKSEQEPERGIQRTPGRSDYSGERGKSVPTDSGSADAEQAKRAASTSSAPSPRDVPRKYHGPLFDFPSFTRKHDSMPPANYNGSLALGYDMKDLLAQEGMMVLGKKREDNLKKISGLLSINLERKRIRPDLVLRLQIEEKKLKLLERQARMRDEVEEVQQEIMAMPDRIYRKFVKQCERQRVELIRQVQQMQKASREKQLKSIFQWRKKLLEAHWAIRDARITRNRGVAKYHERMLREFSKKKDDDRSKRMEALKNNDVERYRQILLEQQTSVPGDAAQRYNVLSSFLSQTEEYLYKLGGKITATKNQQQVEEAANAAAAAARAQGLSEEEVKAAAQCAGQEVMIRNTFSEMNAPREENASVNKYYMLAHAVTEKVTKQPSLLRLGTLRDYQLVGLQWMLSLYNNKLNGILADEMGLGKTVQVMALIAYLMEFKGNYGPHLIIVPNAVLVNWKSELLNWLPSASCIFYVGAKDQRQKLFSQEVLAVKFNVLVTTYEFVMFDRSKLSRIDWKYIIIDEAQRMKDRESVLARDLDRYRCQRRLLLTGTPLQNDLKELWSLLNLLLPEVFDNRKAFQDWFSKPFQRDAPTPNEEDDWLETEKKVIIIHRLHQILEPFMLRRRVEDVEGSLPRKDSIVLRCKMSAIQGAIYDWIKSTGTIRVDPEDEKIRIQRNPMYQAKTYKNLQNKCMELRKVCNHPLLSYPFMNYYGKDFIIRSCGKLWNLDRILIKLHRSGHRVLLFSTMTKLLDILEDYLQWRQLAYRRIDGTTSLEDRESAIVDFNRPGSECFIFLLSIRAAGRGLNLQSADTVVIYDPDPNPQNEEQAVARAHRIGQTREVKVIYMEAVVDNISSYHKEDELRNGGSGDLEDDLAGKDRYMGSIESLIRNNIQQYKIDMADEVINAGRFDQRTTHEERRMTLETLLHDEERYQESLHDVPSLQEVNRMIARTEEEVELFDQMDEEFDWTGDMMKHNQVPKWLRVGSTDVDCVVASLTKKPARNASGSAPDNGDKLEKRRGRPTGSGKYSIYREYEDEDDEESEEDDEERNTPSHPEEEAGESEEEEENDDSVPDDDNKDQSEEEEPNNDDRYDLQQGTGSGKGHKSEEAGSTGSSSGSRRLPPPAPSSSLKKLRSLSALDSRPGTFSKRTSDDLEDGEIALSGDSHMDLQQSGSWNHDRDDGEDEQVLQPKIKRKRSLRTRPRLSTDKQEDRSGADDPTSRQQDTVHPVVKQKRNMPSVKASPASRAAKSTHLSGSGEGSAEHSKQNWSNKVINSAGTKMSDSMQRKCKNVISKLWRRIGKEGHQKIPNIASWWRRNENSSSKGVAGSTLDLQKIELRVDGLEYSGVAEFIADMQQMLKSVVQHFGYRHEVRVEAEILHNLFFNIMKIAFPDSDFQEVKDSLSFSNPGGGASSTAVPSAKHLASGLKRRSTTTEAEQHGPGSGKHSHHASAGEAPSRAKPDRDSRHSGPGGRDQSLDSPGLPLHPGDLFIAKKKRQERARSSIGSPSSSGPRGPLSPTNTGRLGPAPSPRGARTPFQRDSHPSQQSMPGWGAHSDRGGSSPPGIGDIHWAKPAKRQRTDTGKRRPSHL, from the exons ATGCAGCCCGGCGGGGCGCCCTCCGGCAGTTCGCCGGCCTCGTCGCCGCGGCCGGAGCAGCCGCCCGCGCCGTCGCAGCAGCAGGCGCAGCACCTAGGGTTCGCCAGGAATCAG GCGATGATGCAACAGCAGCAACACCAGCAGCAATCCTACCAGCCCGGTATGCCGCATGGTATGATGGGCGGAGGGGGCGGCTTCCCCCAGTCCTCGGGCCCGATGGGGCCGTTCCAGGGTCAGAGGGGCCTGCCCCAACCCGGTGGACCGCAGGGCCTGGTTGCGGGCCAGCAGTACAACCAGAGCACAATGCAGCAGCAGCAGGCGTACATGCAGTTTCTGATGCAGCAGCAGAAGTCCCATGGGAtgcaactccagcagcagcagcagcagcaggccaaAATGAATATGGCAGGACCGTCCACAAGGGACCAGGATGCGGCTGCCAACCCTGCAAAGATGCAGGAGCTCATGTCCCTTCAGGCCCAGGCCCAGGCTCAGGCTCAGGCGCAGGCGCAGGCGCAGATGCTTAAGAGGCAGTCCGAGCATCTTCAGCAGGCGGAGAAGCAGCCAGAGCAGGGGCAGCGGGCCGGTAGCAGCGAGCAAAGGAGCGCTGACATGAGGCCTCCTATGCCACCGCAAGGAATCCCTGGGCAGCAGATGTCATCAGCTGGTGGTATGGTGAGGCCGATGCAGCCAATGCAAGGTCAAGTGGGCATGGCCAGCATGGGTGGTATCCCGTTGCAAGCTATCCATGCCTGGGCAAAGGAGCAGAAAATCGATCTGTCTGATCCTGCAAATGCAAGTCTCATTTCTCAAATCATACCTATCTGGCAGTCCAGGATGGCCGCCATGCAGAAGCAGAACACGACAAACATGGCtgcacagcagcagcaacagcagcagcagcagcagcaacaacaacagcagcagcagcagcagcagcagcaacaacaacagcagcagcagcagaatcagCAAATGCTTCCTAGGCAGGCGAACAGTGATGCCCCAATAAATGGGAACAATCCTGGTCAGGCTCCATTGAAGCCCCGGCAGCCTCCCCCGCCTAGTTCTTCTGTTTCTGCTGGAGCAGAGACAAAGATGGCGAATCCGAGCAACTTGCAGATGCAGCAGCAGTTTTCTGCCCAAAGTTCAAATGAGAGGGCTGTGAGGCCGCCCATGACAATGGGCAACGCCGGGCAAATGATGCATATGACCCAAAGTTCTGGACACGGGAATAAGATTTCTGAGCAGCCCAATCCAAAGAATACCCTTGCGAGTTCAGAAGCGATGCAGCTGCAGTATGCAAGACAGTTGCAGCAGGCTAATCGAGCTACCGGCCTTACAGCAACTCCTGGTGAAACAGGAGGATCACAGGCCCCAACTCAAGGTGGTCGGCCGAATTCGAATTTCACAAAACATCAACTTCATGTACTTAAAGCTCAAATATTAGCTTTTCGGCGTCTGAAG CGTGGTGACCGTACACTCCCACCGGAAGTTCTTGAATTAATCATGTCTCCTCCGCCACTGCCGGACCCACAGACGCAGCTTGTCTCTGGACCTCCAGTAATACCCAATCGTGAAAGGGCTGCTTCAGTCAATGCTGATGAACAAGGAAGGCCCATGGAGAGTGGTGATAAAGCTCCTGAAAAGCCTCTATTGTTGAAGGGACCCTCTTTATCCAAGGCGGAGGTTTCTGCTTCGGAAGAGAAAACTGGTTCTGCAAGTGGCCCCATGCAAGTGACGGAAGTTCTGCCCAAGGAGCCTCTTAGAATTTTACCAGTTTCTGCACCTGAACAAAGTAACACCGCTCCCATTAAATCTGAGCAGGAACCAGAAAGGGGTATCCAGAGAACACCTGGGAGAAGTGATTACAGTGGTGAAAGGGGAAAATCTGTACCGACCGATAGTGGTTCGGCAGATGCTGAGCAGGCAAAAAGAGCTGCCTCTACAAGTAGCGCACCATCTCCAAGGGATGTTCCCAGAAAATATCATGGTCCATTATTTGATTTCCCGTCCTTTACTAGGAAACATGATTCCATGCCCCCTGCAAATTACAACGGTAGTCTGGCACTTGGTTATGACATGAAAGATTTGTTGGCTCAGGAAGGCATGATGGTTCTTGGCAAGAAACGAGAGGATAACTTGAAAAAGATTAGTGGATTGCTTTCAATTAATCTAGAGAGGAAAAGGATCCGGCCAGATCTTGTTTTGAGGCTACAGATTGAAGAAAAAAAGCTGAAACTCCTAGAGCGTCAGGCTCGCATGAGGGATGAAGTTGAAGAGGTGCAGCAAGAAATAATGGCGATGCCTGATAGGATATACAGGAAGTTTGTCAAGCAATGCGAGCGCCAACGCGTCGAGCTTATAAGGCAAGTTCAGCAGATGCAAAAGGCCTCGAGAGAGAAGCAGCTGAAATCCATTTTCCAATGGCGCAAGAAGCTTTTGGAAGCACATTGGGCTATTCGTGATGCACGAATAACTCGTAACAGAGGAGTGGCCAAGTACCATGAAAGGATGTTGAGGGAATTCtcaaagaaaaaggatgatgatcgAAGCAAAAGAATGGAGGCACTAAAAAACAATGATGTGGAACGATATCGTCAAATACTATTGGAACAACAAACCAGTGTTCCTGGTGATGCAGCTCAAAGATACAATGTTCTATCTTCGTTCTTATCCCAGACTGAAGAGTACCTTTATAAACTCGGTGGGAAAATTACTGCTACCAAGAATCAGCAACAAGTAGAAGAGGCAGCAAATGCTGCAGCAGCAGCTGCACGGGCACAG GGTCTTTCTGAAGAAGAAGTGAAGGCTGCTGCACAATGTGCTGGCCAGGAGGTTATGATAAGAAACACATTCTCGGAGATGAATGCACCAAGGGAGGAAAATGCATCTGTTAACAA GTACTATATGTTAGCTCATGCTGTGACTGAAAAAGTAACAAAGCAGCCCTCACTTTTGAGATTAGGAACTTTAAGGGACTACCAACTG GTGGGCCTTCAATGGATGCTTTCGCTCTACAATAATAAATTGAATGGCATTTTGGCTGATGAGATGGGTCTTGGCAAGACTGTACAG GTTATGGCATTGATTGCATACTTGATGGAGTTTAAAGGCAATTATGGACCACATCTCATAATAGTGCCAAATGCTGTCTTGGTCAATTGGAAG AGTGAACTACTAAATTGGTTACCATCCGCATCTTGCATCTTTTATGTTGGTGCAAAGGATCAAAGGCAAAAGTTGTTCTCTCAA GAGGTTTTGGCTGTCAAATTTAATGTTCTTGTGACAACATATGAATTTGTCATGTTTGATCGTTCTAAGCTTTCAAGAATTGACTGGAAGTACATTATAATTGACGAGGCCCAACGAATGAAGGACAGAGAGTCAGTCTTGGCCCGTGATCTTGATCGCTATCGTTGCCAGCGACGTCTCCTTCTCACTGGCACTCCTCTACAG AATGATCTCAAGGAGCTTTGGTCCCTTCTAAATTTGTTGCTTCCAGAAGTGTTTGACAACCGGAAGGCATTTCAAGATTGGTTCTCAAAGCCTTTTCAGAGGGATGCTCCTACACCTAACGAAGAAGATGATTGGTTGGAGACCGAGAAGAAAGTTATTATTATTCACAGGCTTCATCAAATTTTGGAACCTTTTATGCTACGTAGGCGTGTTGAAGATGTTGAAGGTTCACTTCCACGGAAG GACTCTATTGTTTTGAGGTGCAAAATGTCTGCTATTCAAGGTGCTATATATGATTGGATCAAATCCACTGGCACCATTAGAGTTGATCCGGAAGATGAGAAAATACGTATCCAAAGAAATCCAATGTACCAGGCCAAGACATATAAGAATCTTCAAAACAAATGCATGGAACTGAGGAAAGTCTGCAACCATCCTTTGCTGTCATATCCCTTTATGAATTACTACGGGAAGGATTTTATTATCAGATCTTGCGGGAAGTTGTGGAATCTTGATAGGATTTTAATCAAGCTTCATAGATCTGGTCACCGTGTTCTCCTCTTTAGCACTATGACAAAACTTCTCGACATCCTGGAGGACTATTTGCAATGGAGGCAACTTGCTTACAGGCGAATTGATGGAACAACTAGCTTGGAGGACCGTGAATCAGCAATTGTTGATTTTAATAGGCCTGGTTCTGAGTGTTTTATATTCTTGCTTAGTATCCGTGCTGCTGGTAGAGGTCTGAATCTTCAGAGTGCAGACACTGTTGTAATTTATGACCCCGATCCCAATCCACAAAATGAAGAACAAGCTGTTGCAAGGGCCCATCGTATAGGGCAGACTAGGGAGGTAAAGGTTATTTACATGGAGGCTGTTGTTGATAACATCTCAAGTTATCACAAAGAGGATGAATTGAGGAACGGAGGAAGTGGAGATCTGGAGGATGACCTTGCTGGAAAGGACAGATACATGGGTTCAATCGAAAGTCTCATCCGCAATAATATCCAACAATACAAAATTGATATGGCAGATGAAGTCATTAATGCTGGTCGTTTTGATCAAAGAACGACCCATGAGGAAAGGCGCATGACTCTGGAGACTCTGCTGCATGATGAAGAGAGGTATCAAGAAAGTCTTCATGATGTTCCTTCGCTACAGGAAGTTAATCGTATGATTGCTCGGACTGAAGAGGAAGTCGAGCTCTTTGATcagatggatgaagaatttgattgGACAGGAGATATGATGAAACATAACCAGGTTCCAAAGTGGCTCCGCGTTGGCTCTACAGATGTTGACTGTGTTGTGGCGAGCTTAACCAAAAAGCCTGCCAGAAATGCATCTGGCAGTGCTCCTGACAATGGTGACAAACTCGAGAAAAGAAGGGGGCGACCCACGGGGTCTGGTAAGTACTCTATCTACAGGGAGTATGAAGATGAAGACGATGAGGAGTccgaagaagatgatgaagagaggAATACACCATCTCACcctgaagaagaagcaggagaatctgaagaggaagaggaaaatgATGATTCAGTACCTGATGATGATAACAAAGATCAATCGGAGGAAGAAGAGCCTAACAATGATGACAGGTACGATCTTCAACAAGGGACAGGAAGTGGAAAAGGTCACAAGTCTGAAGAAGCTGGCTCGACAGGATCTTCATCTGGAAGCCGGAGATTACCACCACCGGCCCCTTCCTCATCTTTGAAGAAGTTGCGGTCTCTATCTGCATTAGATTCCCGCCCAGGCACTTTTTCAAAAAGAACT TCAGATGACTTGGAGGACGGAGAGATTGCATTATCAGGGGACTCACATATGGATCTACAGCAATCAGGAAGCTGGAACCATGACCGGGATGATGGTGAGGATGAACAGGTCCTGCAGCCAAAAATAAAACGCAAAAGGAGTCTCCGAACTCGTCCAAGACTTAGTACCGATAAACAGGAAGATAGATCTGGTGCAGATG ATCCTACTTCCAGGCAGCAAGACACAGTTCATCCGGTAGTGAAACAGAAGCGTAACATGCCATCTGTAAAGGCTTCTCCTGCTTCCAGGGCAGCGAAATCTACCCACTTGTCTGGGTCTGGGGAGGGATCTGCTGAGCACTCCAAGCAGAATTGGAGCAACAAGGTCATCAATTCTGCTGGCACAAAGATGTCTGACAGTATGCAAAGAAAG TGTAAGAATGTAATAAGCAAGCTTTGGAGGAGAATTGGCAAAGAAGGACACCAAAAAATACCCAACATAGCTTCTTGGTGGCGAAGGAATGAAAATTCTTCATCCAAAGGTGTGGCTGGAAGCACCCTCGACCTACAGAAAATCGAATTGCGAGTTGATGGATTAGAGTATAGCGGTGTAGCTGAGTTCATAGCGGACATGCAGCAGATGTTGAAGAGTGTGGTTCAACATTTCGGCTACAGACATGAG GTCCGTGTAGAAGCTGAGATTCTCCACAATCTATTCTTCAACATAATGAAGATCGCCTTCCCAGACTCTGACTTCCAAGAGGTGAAGGACTCGCTGTCGTTTTCGAATCCCGGAGGTGGTGCAAGCAGCACGGCTGTCCCATCAGCAAAGCACCTGGCTTCAGGCCTGAAGCGCCGTTCCACCACCACTGAAGCGGAGCAGCATGGTCCCGGCAGCGGCAAGCACAGCCATCACGCGTCGGCCGGTGAAGCTCCTAGCCGGGCCAAACCCGACAGGGACTCGAGGCATTCAGGACCAGGCGGCAGGGACCAGAGCCTCGACAGCCCAGGGCTGCCGCTGCACCCTGGCGACCTGTTCATCGCCAAGAAGAAGAGGCAAGAACGAGCTCGGTCCAGCATCGGGTCGCCGTCCAGCTCAGGCCCCCGAGGACCGCTCTCCCCGACCAACACTGGCCGGCTGGGCCCGGCGCCGTCGCCCAGAGGTGCGAGGACGCCGTTCCAGAGGGACTCTCACCCGTCCCAGCAGTCCATGCCCGGGTGGGGCGCGCACTCGGACCGCGGGGGGAGCTCGCCGCCCGGCATCGGGGACATCCACTGGGCCAAGCCCGCCAAGCGGCAGCGGACCGACACCGGCAAGAGGCGGCCGAGCCACTTGTGA